The following are encoded together in the Onychostoma macrolepis isolate SWU-2019 chromosome 03, ASM1243209v1, whole genome shotgun sequence genome:
- the LOC131537110 gene encoding uncharacterized protein LOC131537110: MLAVAVDGNRKLYRFKSQPGPDGFFDGVFLANDAEVSSFVDYIHGTTGHNPGKGRCGAGQWTAARESANKSASKLDEEGVEVAVCRHGVLLKGLNMFRGEIFAYPLYLQKQLASQTVQFFCSDVVCKYWPYLQKVVDHCPELEDLLNMRPFLSIMHAKAHSWMCELKWGGRNQEGAGTTIGEEVEQVNSFLSRAAICSKYMSKAVRTDMLTIQASGWNKRKAENLDRTLAKRYIKTVQRIAEATKDLEKLTAELSLQQDTVQQWVSDVQQWTSGATIQNDLQRTIEAIFGYQTAKISAVSSVWWEQAKASTEKKDCC, encoded by the exons ATGTTGGCAGTTGCAGTGGATGGGAACCGCAAATTATATCGTTTCAAAAGCCAACCAGG ACCTGATGGGTTTTTTGATGGAGTCTTTTTGGCCAATGATGCTGAGGTGTCCTCCTTTGTTGATTACATCCATGGAACAACTGGACAT AATCCAGGGAAAGGGAGATGTGGTGCGGGTCAGTGGACCGCAGCACGAGAGTCCGCCAACAAGTCTGCAAGCAAACTAGACGAGGAAGGTGTTGAAGTTGCTGTCTGCCGTCATGGGGTTTTGCTGAAGGGACTGAATATGTTCCGTGGAGAAATATTTGCATACCCATTATATCTCCAGAAACAGCTAGCTTCACAGACCGTCCAGTTTTTCTGCTCTGATGTGGTCTGCAAATATTGGCCATATCTGCAGAAAGTTGTGGACCACTGTCCAGAGTTGGAGGACTTGCTGAACATGCGCCCATTTCTCTCCATCATGCATGCAAAAGCGCATTCATGGATGTGTGAG TTAAAATGGGGGGGACGCAATCAAGAAGGAGCTGGAACAACAATCGGAGAGGAGGTTGAACAGGTTAACAGCTTCCTCTCTCGAGCAGCCATATGTTCCAAGTACATGTCAAAAGCCG TTCGCACAGACATGCTAACAATCCAGGCAAGTGGCTGGAACAAGCGAAAGGCAGAAAACCTTGACCGGACACTGGCCAAAAGATACATCAAG ACTGTACAAAGGATTGCAGAGGCAACAAAGGACCTGGAGAAACTCACAGCTGAGTTATCTCTACAGCAAGACACAGTCCAGCAGTGGGTGTCTGATGTTCAGCAGTGGACCTCAG GAGCAACAATCCAAAATGACCTGCAGAGGACCATCGAGGCTATATTTGGGTATCAAACAGCGAAAATTTCAGCTGTATCGTCAGTCTG GTGGGAACAAGCGAAGGCATCAACTGAGAAGAAAGATTGCTGTTGA